One genomic segment of Podarcis muralis chromosome 18, rPodMur119.hap1.1, whole genome shotgun sequence includes these proteins:
- the LONP1 gene encoding lon protease homolog, mitochondrial, with translation MAASMSAASPLRLLLGRCRGRLYPRRAPAAARPWAAAAGSGRAWLPPPVGAAPRPPPRRLLSFLRGPSDGGLEDGEGGGEAGGGGGGGLPGDGGGEGAESGGGPVTALAPLMVPERVPHVPLIAVARNPVFPRFIKIIEVKNKKLVELLRRKVSLAQPYAGVFLKKDDSNESDVVENLDEIYQMGTFVQIHEMQDLGDRLRMIVMGHRRIRINKQLEVDPEEAAEESKPKTRRKQKRSKREAGEVAEAVGDVVLEPLEASPGEVLMVEVDNVAHEEFQVTEEVKALTAEIVKTIRDIIALNPLYRESVLQMMQAGQRVVDNPIYLSDMGAALTGAESHELQDILEETNIPKRLYKALSLLKKEYELSKLQQRLGREVEEKIKQTHRKYLLHEQLKIIKKELGLEKEDKDAIEEKFRERLKELVVPQHVMEVIDEELNKLGLLDNHSSEFNVTRNYLDWLTSIPWGKCSEENLELARAQAVLEEDHYGMEDVKKRVLEFIAVSQLRGSTQGKILCFFGPPGVGKTSIARSIARALNREYFRFSVGGMTDVAEIKGHRRTYVGAMPGKIIQCLKKTKTENPLILIDEVDKIGRGYQGDPSSALLELLDPEQNANFLDHYLDVPVDLSKVLFICTANVTETIPEPLRDRMEMINISGYVAQEKLAIAERYLVPQARVLCGLDEAKTSITPDVLTVLIKQYCRESGVRNLQKQVEKVLRKSAYKIVSGEAEKVEVTPENLQDFVGKPIFTVDRMYDVTPPGVVMGLAWTAMGGSTLFVETSLRRPKDRESKEGSLEVTGQLGDVMKESAKIAYTFARAFLMERDPGNDFLVTSHLHLHVPEGATPKDGPSAGCTIVTAFLSLAMEQPARQNVAMTGEVSLTGKILPVGGIKEKTIAAKRAGVSCMILPLENKKDFCDLADFITEGLEVHFVEHYREIFDIVFPKHDSQGGGGD, from the exons ATGGCGGCGTCCATGTCGGCGGCGTCTCCGCTGCGGCTGCTGCTGGGGCGGTGCCGGGGGCGGCTCTACCCGAGGCGGGCTCCGGCGGCGGCCCGAccctgggcggcggcggcgggctccGGGCGGGCCTGGCTTCCCCCGCCGGTGGGGGCGGCTCCGCGGCCTCCTCCCCGGCGGCTGCTGTCCTTCCTGCGAGGCCCCTCGGACGGCGGCCTGGAAGACGGCGAGGGAGGCGGCGAggcaggaggcggaggaggaggcggcctcCCCGGGGACGGGGGCGGCGAGGGCGCGGAGTCGGGCGGCGGGCCGGTGACGGCGCTGGCCCCCCTCATGGTCCCCGAGAGGGTCCCGCACGTGCCGCTCATCGCCGTGGCCCGGAACCCCGTCTTCCCCCGGTTCATCAAGATCATCGAG GTGAAAAACAAGAAGCTGGTTGAGTTGCTGCGAAGGAAAGTCAGCCTTGCCCAACCGTACGCTGGCGTCTTCCTCAAAAAGGACGACAG CAACGAGTCGGACGTGGTGGAGAACCTGGACGAGATCTACCAGATGGGAACCTTTGTGCAGATTCACGAGATGCAAGACCTGGGGGACCGGCTGAGGATGATCGTCATGGGACACCGgag GATCCGGATCAACAAGCAGCTGGAGGTGGACCCCGAAGAGGCGGCCGAGGAGAGCAAGCCGAAGACCCGCCGGAAGCAGAAGCGGTCGAAGAGGGAGGCAGGCGAGGTGGCGGAGGCCGTGGGGGACGTGGTGCTGGAGCCCCTGGAAGCCTCCCCAGGGGAGGTGCTGATGGTGGAAGTGGACAACGTGGCCCACGAGGAATTCCAGGTCACGGAAGAGGTCAAG GCCCTGACGGCCGAAATCGTCAAGACCATCCGGGACATCATTGCGCTGAACCCGCTCTACAG GGAGTCCGTGCTTCAGATGATGCAGGCGGGCCAGAGGGTGGTCGACAACCCCATCTACCTCAGCGACATGGGGGCCGCGCTGACGGGGGCTGAGTCCCATGAGCTGCAGGACATCCTGGAAGAGACAAAC aTTCCCAAGCGCCTCTACAAAGCCCTCTCTCTGCTGAAGAAAGAGTATGAACTCAGCAAACTCCAGCAACGTCTTGGGCGGGAG GTGGAGGAGAAGATCAAGCAGACGCACCGCAAGTACCTTTTGCACGAGCAGCTGAAGATCATCAAGAAGGAGCTGGGCCTGGAGAAGGAGGACAAGGACGCCATCGAGGAGAAGTTCCGGGAGCGGCTGAAGGAGCTGGTGGTCCCCCAGCACGTCATGGAGGTCATTGACGAGGAGCTGAACAAGCTGGGGCTGCTGGACAACCACTCGTCCGAGTTCAACGTCACGCGGAACTACCTGGACTGGCTGACCTCCATCCCCTGGGGAAAGTGCAGCGAGGAGaacctggagctggccagggCCCAGGCCGTCCTGGAAGAGGACCACTACGGCATGGAGGACGTCAAGAAGAGGGTTCTG gAATTCATAGCGGTCAGCCAGCTGCGAGGCTCCACTCAGGGAAAGATCCTCTGCTTCTTTGGCCCCCCCGGCGTGGGCAAGACCAGCATCGCCCGCTCCATCGCCCGGGCCTTGAACCGCGAGTATTTCCGATTCAGCGTCGGAGGGATGACGGACGTGGCCGAGATCAAGGGGCACAG GCGGACGTACGTGGGGGCCATGCCAGGAAAGATCATTCAGTGCCTGAAGAAGACCAAGACAGAGAACCCCCTCATTCTGATCGACGAG GTGGACAAGATTGGCAGGGGCTACCAAGGAGACCCTTCCTCCGCCCTCCTGGAGCTGCTGGACCCAGAGCAGAACGCCAACTTCCTGGACCACTACCTGGACGTCCCGGTTGACCTCTCAAAG gtgctctTCATTTGCACGGCCAACGTGACGGAGACGATCCCGGAGCCCCTGCGGGACAGGATGGAGATGATCAACATCTCAGGCTACGTGGCGCAGGAGAAGCTGGCCATCGCGGAG aGGTACCTGGTCCCCCAGGCCCGGGTCCTGTGTGGTCTGGACGAGGCCAAGACCAGCATCACGCCGGACGTCCTGACCGTCCTCATTAAGCAATACTGCCGGGAGAGCGGGGTGAGGAACCTGCAGAAGCAAGTGGAGAAG GTGCTGCGGAAATCGGCGTACAAGATTGTCAGCGGGGAGGCGGAGAAGGTGGAGGTGACCCCAGAAAATCTCCAGGATTTTGTCGGAAAGCCCATCTTCACGGTGGACCGGATGTACGACGTGACCCCCCCTGGGGTGGTGATGGGACTGGCCTGGACCGCCATGG gcgGCTCCACCTTGTTTGTCGAGACCTCCCTCCGCCGCCCCAAGGACCGAGAGAGCAAGGAGGGCTCCCTGGAGGTGACCGGGCAGCTGGGCGACGTCATGAAGGAGAGCGCCAAGATCGCCTACACCTTCGCCCGGGCCTTCCTGATGGAGAGGGATCCTGGCAACGACTTCCTGGTGACGTCTCACCTCCACCTGCACGTCCCGGAG GGAGCCACCCCGAAGGACGGGCCCAGCGCCGGCTGCACGATCGTGACGGCCTTTCTGTCCCTGGCGATGGAGCAGCCCGCGAGGCAGAATGTGGCCATGACCGGGGAGGTGTCTCTGACAGGAAAGATCCTTCCCGTCGGAGGAATCAAGGAGAAGACCATTGCG GCCAAGCGAGCCGGCGTCTCCTGCATGATCCTGCCTCTGGAGAACAAGAAGGACTTCTGCGACCTTGCGGACTTCATCACGGAAGGACTGGAAGTGCATTTTGTCGAGCACTACAGGGAGATCTTTGACATTGTTTTCCCAAAGCACGAttcccagggaggaggaggagactga
- the LOC114588711 gene encoding excitatory amino acid transporter 1-like: protein MGERQARANSLFLNEEESKALGPGGGRAQRLRHVLRKRAARAQARMYAVTRESVRSCLQRNAFVLLTVTAVLLGITLALALRPYKLTFRQVKYFSFPGELLMRMLQMLVLPLIVSSLITGMASLDSSASGKMGCRAVVYYMLTTLIAVFIGIFMVLIIHPGKGSKDALHRQGTVEQVHTTDAFLDLVRNMFPPNLVEACFRQYKTQYSIRVINRTLARGAPTSVPQALPHNGSNSTAALAWPPSPLPPPENATGVWRNVSQALGALPEVLSYEEVVPGAGSVNGVNALGLVVFSICFGLVIGNMKQKGLPLREFFDSLNEAILRLVAVIIWYAPIGILFLIAGKILEMEDLAVMGGQLGMYTLTVIVGLLVHGLLVLPLIYFAVTRKNPWRFVGGLLQALVTAFGTSSSSATLPVTFRCLEENNGVDKRVTRFVLPVGATINMDGTALYEALAAIFIAQVNNYELDFGQILTISITATAASIGAAGIPQAGLVTMVIVLTSVGLPTEDITLIMAVDWFLDRLRTTINVLGDSLGAGVVEHLSRHELELQDADLGGDSGAEENEKPYHLIYPENDTHKDLSGETAM, encoded by the exons ATGGGTGAGCGCCAGGCCCGCGCCAACAGCCTGTTCCTGAACGAGGAGGAGTCCAAGGCGCTGGGTccggggggcgggcgggcgcaGCGCCTCCGCCATGTCCTGCGCAAGAGGGCGGCCCGGGCGCAGGCCAGGATGTACGCCGTCACGCGGGAGAGCGTCcgcagctgcctgcagaggaaCGCCTTCGTCCTGCTCACCGTCACCGCCGTCCTGCTGG GGATCACCCTGGCCCTGGCTCTGCGGCCCTACAAGCTCACCTTCCGGCAGGTCAAGTACTTCTCCTTCCCCGGGGAGCTCCTGATGCGAATGCTGCAGATGCTGGTCCTGCCCCTCATCGTCTCCAGCCTCATCACAG GCATGGCGTCCCTGGACAGCAGCGCCTCGGGGAAGATGGGCTGCCGCGCCGTCGTCTATTACATGCTGACCACCCTGATAGCCGTCTTCATCGGCATCTTCATGGTCCTCATCATCCACCCCGGAAAGGGCAGCAAGGACGCCCTGCACCGCCAGGGCACCGTCGAGCAGGTCCACACCACCGACGCCTTCCTGGACCTCGTCCG GAACATGTTCCCCCCGAACCTGGTGGAGGCCTGCTTCAGACAG TACAAGACCCAGTACAGCATCAGAGTCATCAACCGGACCCTGGCCAGGGGAGCCCCCACCTCCGTCCCCCAGGCCTTGCCCCACAACGGCAGCAACAGCACCGCCGCCCTGGCCTGGCCCCcctcgccgctgccgccgcctgaGAACGCCACCGGCGTCTGGCGCAACGTCTCCCAGGCGCTGGGCGCCCTCCCGGAGGTGCTGAGCTACGAGGAGGTGGTCCCGGGCGCCGGGTCGGTCAACGGCGTCAACGCCCTGGGCCTGGTGGTCTTCTCCATCTGCTTTGGCCTGGTCATCGGGAACATGAAGCAGAAGGGGCTGCCCCTGCGGGAGTTTTTCGACTCCCTCAACGAGGCCATCCTCCGCCTGGTGGCCGTCATCATCTG gtacgcCCCCATTGGGATCCTCTTCCTGATCGCGGGCAAGATCCTGGAGATGGAGGACCTGGCGGTGATGGGGGGCCAGCTGGGCATGTACACCCTGACGGTCATTGTGGGGCTGCTGGTCCACGGCCTCCTGGTCCTGCCCCTCATCTACTTCGCCGTCACCCGCAAGAACCCCTGGCGCTTCGTGGGGGGGCTCCTCCAGGCCCTCGTCACCGCCTTCGGGACCTCCTCCAG CTCGGCCACGCTCCCCGTCACGTTCCGGTGCCTGGAGGAGAACAACGGCGTCGACAAGAGGGTGACGCGCTTCGTCCTGCCGGTGGGGGCCACCATCAACATGGATGGGACGGCGCTCTACGAGGCGCTGGCCGCCATCTTCATCGCGCAGGTCAACAACTACGAACTGGACTTTGGGCAGATCCTCACGATCAG CATCACGGCCACGGCCGCCAGCATCGGGGCGGCCGGCATCCCCCAGGCGGGTCTGGTGACCATGGTGATTGTCCTGACATCCGTGGGGCTGCCGACCGAAGACATCACCTTGATCATGGCGGTCGACTGGTTCCT AGACCGCCTGCGGACCACCATCAACGTCCTGGGCGACTCTCTGGGCGCGGGCGTGGTGGAGCATTTGTCGCGCCACGAGCTGGAGCTGCAAGACGCCGACTTGGGGGGCGACTCGGGGGCCGAGGAGAACGAGAAGCCCTACCACTTGATCTACCCGGAAAACGACACCCACAAGGATCTCAGCGGAGAGACCGCGATGTGA